One window of the Eucalyptus grandis isolate ANBG69807.140 chromosome 8, ASM1654582v1, whole genome shotgun sequence genome contains the following:
- the LOC120287209 gene encoding uncharacterized protein LOC120287209, whose translation MPSAIELRKSVVRSVMPSAIELRESGVRFRAAQGRELSDIKFKNGTLELLVLYVEDDTESNFRNLIAYEQHRQSRDINYFTDYVTFMDCRISSSKDVEVLRHAGIVKNYLGDDKVIAQMFNKIGDHVAVSDSYYSEIFPNVNAHYKNKWNVWIAKLKREYFHSPWAFLSVPAAIVLLFLTVAQTVFSILPYTK comes from the coding sequence ATGCCCTCGGCGATTGAGCTAAGGAAGTCAGTAGTCAGGTCAGTCATGCCCTCGGCGATTGAGCTAAGGGAGTCAGGAGTCAGGTTTAGGGCTGCGCAAGGGCGCGAACTGAGCGACATCAAATTCAAGAACGGGACACTCGAGTTACTGGTCTTGTATGTAGAGGATGACACCGAATCAAATTTTCGAAACCTGATCGCATATGAGCAGCATCGTCAAAGCAGAGACATCAACTACTTCACGGATTACGTGACCTTCATGGATTGCCGCATAAGCTCTTCAAAGGACGTCGAGGTGCTTCGCCACGCAGGGATTGTTAAGAACTACCTAGGCGATGACAAGGTTATTGCACAGATGTTCAACAAGATCGGTGACCATGTCGCTGTATCCGATTCCTATTACTCCGAGATCTTCCCAAATGTGAATGCACATTACAAGAATAAGTGGAACGTCTGGATCGCGAAACTGAAGAGGGAATATTTCCATAGTCCTTGGGCTTTCTTGTCCGTTCCCGCAGCCATTGTGTTGCTCTTTCTCACAGTAGCACAAACAGTATTTTCTATTCTTCCTTACACAAAGTAA
- the LOC120286295 gene encoding UPF0481 protein At3g47200-like, producing MSNHQINQHAGIYDRFLVRDPASIHIENMLQTMPPTLSERSIFRVRHQLRKVNEKAYDPEILAIGPYHCENGKFKFMEEQKLRYLQQLLERRKESVDSYMPTLRELEERARNCYAETINLSQEKFLAMMLIDGCFIIEFFRKYNNMIPTDRDDPVMRGRGIINSIRRDLQLLENQLPLFVLSKPYDLTEDEHHEFSKVAIMYFQVNEKAPAEI from the coding sequence CATGCTGGCATCTATGACCGTTTCTTGGTGCGAGATCCTGCCTCAATCCACATCGAGAATATGCTTCAAACTATGCCTCCCACTTTGTCGGAGCGTAGTATATTTAGGGTTCGTCATCAACTGCGCAAAGTCAACGAGAAAGCCTATGACCCAGAGATCCTAGCCATCGGCCCTTATCACTGTGAAAATGGCAAGTTCAAATTCATGGAGGAGCAAAAACTGCGATACCTGCAGCAATTGCTTGAGAGGAGAAAGGAGAGCGTTGATAGCTATATGCCGACTCTCAGGGAACTGGAAGAGCGGGCACGTAATTGCTATGCGGAAACCATCAACCTCTCCCAAGAAAAGTTTCTTGCGATGATGCTCATTGATGGCTGTTTCATCATTGAGTTCTTCCGTAAGTACAATAATATGATACCGACAGACAGAGACGACCCGGTTATGCGTGGACGTGGGATTATAAATAGCATCAGGCGCGATTTACAGCTGCTAGAGAACCAACTCCCACTTTTCGTCTTGAGCAAGCCATATGACCTGACTGAGGACGAGCATCATGAGTTCAGCAAAGTCGCAATCATGTACTTCCAGGTGAACGAAAAAGCCCCAGCCGAAATTTGA